One genomic region from Euleptes europaea isolate rEulEur1 chromosome 6, rEulEur1.hap1, whole genome shotgun sequence encodes:
- the ACCS gene encoding 1-aminocyclopropane-1-carboxylate synthase-like protein 1 yields the protein MASSSRIQSLGPRPGFSTLHRLRKKRKAQRLKDPLDELLLKTLTAQREMEERFLQMEERRLQRDLEVEERRIQLEQRRFEVERDHEFRMFSVFAQMLSILKQNNSGSSASGLPQGVDFSQAFPGTSGVPQEIRTTPLGQSALDRTTNMYSSCNHHDFQSSPYLSVRGNIASIFHGSTEEGYKAYHDDKYDEDKNPNGIINLGTSENKLCFDLMSKRLTQSDMNVIEPPLLQYPDWKGHMFLREEVARFLTYYCKAPAPLKAENVIVQNGCGSLFSALATVLCDPGEAFLIATPFYGGITHSVFLYGNIKLVYAYLDSQVSGTCTRPFQLTVDKLKKALQDAQSEGVKVKALILLNPQNPLGDIYSLSELTEYLEFAKRYELHVIVDEIYMLSVFDDSASFHSVLEMDRLPDPQRTHVMWGISKDFATSGIRFGTLYTENQDVANAIGSLCYFHGVCGPIQYKVAQLLRDKDWINQVYLRSNHDRLKAAHTFVTDELKTLGVPFLNRNAGFFVWIDFRKYLKRRTFEEEMLLWRRFLDNKILLSCGKAFECSEPGWFRIIFADKTHRLQLGMQRVREVLEQREQELLNEERDQTCQSDSEGKADSTDEVIFVSHHQEPVSTAGCNLGDLIGLLQQQMRSSDWLQKNTVEQFAQEKPEIYDVFSKLVGKQ from the exons ATGGCTTCTTCATCCAGGATCCAAAGCCTGGGGCCACGGCCTGGGTTTTCTACCCTGCACCGCTTGCGGAAGAAACGGAAAGCCCAACGGCTGAAGGACCCGCTTGACGAACTCTTGCTGAAGACCTTGACAGCTCAGAGGGAAATGGAGGAGCGCTTTCTGCAAATGGAGGAAAGGCGGCTGCAACGAGACCTGGAGGTGGAGGAACGGCGAATACAGCTGGAGCAGCGGCGTTTTGAAGTGGAACGAGACCACGAGTTCCGCATGTTCAGCGTCTTCGCTCAGATGCTCAGCATCTTGAAACAGAACAACAGTGGCTCCTCTGCGAGTGGGCTGCCCCAAGGAGTGGACTTTAGCCAGGCCTTTCCCGGCACTTCAGGAGTCCCACAGGAAATAAGGACTACACCGCTGGGGCAGTCTGCCTTGGACAGGACAACCAACATGTACAGTTCTTGTAACCATCATGATTTCCAAAGCAGCCCATACCTTTCTGTCCGAGGCAATATTGCCAGCATCTTCCATGGATCCACAGAAGAAGGATACAAGGCCTACCATGATGACAAGTATGACGAAGACAAAAATCCCAAT GGCATCATTAATCTTGGTACCAGTGAGAACAAACTCTGCTTTGATCTGATGTCCAAGCGG CTGACACAAAGTGACATGAATGTCATTGAGCCCCCACTGCTCCAATACCCTGACTGGAAAGGACACATGTT CTTGCGGGAGGAAGTAGCTCGATTTTTGACATACTACTGCAAGGCACCTGCACCTCTCAAAGCCGAAAAT GTGATTGTGCAGAATGGCTGTGGCTCTCTGTTTTCTGCTTTAGCTACAGTCCTCTGTGACCCTGGAG AAGCCTTCCTGATTGCTACCCCATTCTATGGGGGTATCACCCACAGTGTGTTTCTCTATGGGAACATCAAGTTGGTCTATGCCTATCTAGACAGTCAG GTGTCTGGCACATGCACTCGTCCATTCCAGCTTACTGTGGACAAGCTAAAGAAGGCTTTGCAGGATGCACAGTCCGAG GGTGTCAAAGTGAAGGCTTTAATTCTACTGAACCCACAAAACCCCCTGGGAGACATCTATTCTCTCTCAGAGCTTACCGAGTACTTGGAATTTGCAAAAAG GTATGAACTACATGTGATTGTAGATGAGATCTACATGCTGTCGGTTTTTGATGATTCCGCCTCTTTTCATAGTGTGCTGGAGATGGACAG ATTACCTGATCCACAGAGGACCCATGTGATGTGGGGAATTAGTAAG GACTTTGCTACCTCAGGGATTCGTTTTGGAACCCTATACACAGAGAACCAAGATGTAGCCAATGCCATTGGTTCCTTGTGTTACTTCCATGGGGTCTGTGGGCCTATCCAGTACAAAGTTGCCCAGCTACTCCGAGACAAAG ACTGGATCAACCAGGTGTACTTACGGTCCAACCATGACAGGTTAAAAGCTGCCCATACCTTTGTGACAGATGAGCTCAAGACCCTTGGGGTTCCCTTCCTGAATCGCAATGCAGGCTTCTTTGTGTGGATTGACTTCCGAAAG TACCTGAAAAGACGAACCTTTGAGGAGGAAATGCTGCTGTGGAGACGCTTCCTGGATAACAAGATTCTGCTATCCTGTGGTAAAGCCTTTGAATGCAGTGAGCCTGGCTGGTTCCGCATCATCTTTGCTGACAAAACACACCGGTTGCAGCTAG GAATGCAGAGGGTCCGTGAGGTCCTAGAGCAACGTGAGCAGGAACTCCTGAATGAAGAGAGAGACCAGACCTGTCAGTCTGATTCAGAGGGCAAAGCGGACAGCACAGATGAAGTGATCTTTGTGTCCCATCACCAAGAACCAGTGTCCACTGCTGGCTGTAACCTTGGTGACCTTATTGGTCTTCTGCAGCAGCAAATGCGTTCATCTGACTGGCTGCAGAAAAATACAGTGGAGCAGTTTGCACAGGAGAAACCAGAGATCTATGACGTTTTCAGCAAGCTGGTGGGGAAGCAGT